In Buchananella sp. 14KM1171, the genomic stretch GGCCACGGCGGCACCGATCGGGGCGATCAGAGCAAAGGAGGAGCCCAGGTAAGAGGGCAGGCGGCCACCGGTGATCAGCAGGAAACCAAGCGTGCCCAGGGCGCTGAAGAACAGCGTGGTGGAGGGGTCGAAGCCAGTGATGAGCGGTACCAGGAAGGTGGCACCGAACATTGCCACCACATGCTGGGCACCAATGCCGATGGTGATCGGCCAGGCCAGGCGCTCGTTGGGGCGCACAACCGCGCCCGGGGCAATGGAAACGCCGTTACCGTGCAGCTTCCAGAAGTTCGGCAGGAACTTAGATTTCAACAGGGTCTCCCGGTCTTGAATGATCGCGCGTGCGCGACTGCCGGGATTCGAGCGTACCTGGGAGGAACCTGGGTGCCGAGAGGCCAGCGGGCCCTGCGGGCAAAATGCCGCCAAACTCACGCCCCACCCCCACCTAAAACGGCAGGCTAAAGCCAGGCGAGCTTGAGGTGGACAACGTTTCTGCGCATGGTGCAGCGATCCGGCAGGCTAGAGCCAGGAGGACTTGAGGCCGGGCCTGTGCCATGCTTGGGACATGAGCGCTCCGCAGTTTCCCGGCACCGAGATGGTGAATCCCCAAGAGGTATTCTCCGGGCCGGGCTATAACTCACCCAAGCGCGTCACTAGCACCCTGGCCCTGCTCTCGCTGGCCACGCTGCTGCTCTCCCCCCTGCTCGCCCTGCTGGTGTGGCTGTTTGTCGGGTGGCCCCCGGCCACCCTTGTTGTCCCCGCGCTGGTGATCTTCCTGGCCTACCTGGCGCGCTCGGACGTCGCCCGCCCCGGCAGGGGAGGCGCCGCCCTGACCCAGTTCGTGTGGGTGATGGGCTGGACCTCCCTGGCTGTCCTGGCCACGGGGTTGTTGCTGGCGAACCTCGATAGCTTCTGACGCAAACCCTGGGCCCACCGACCCACTTTGCCAACTCTTGAAGAAACTAAGGTGAAGATATGAAGCCTTTTCTCCTGCTGTCGCTGCGCCCCGAGGAATCCCTGATCCGGCGCGAGTACGAGCTCTTCACCTCCCTGGGCAACCTGGAGCCGCACGAGCTGGAGCTGGTCAGCCTCGAAGTGGCGCCGCTGCCCGAGCTCGAGCTGGGCGCCTACTCAGGCCTCATCATCGGCGGTTCGCCCTACCGCCACACCACGCCGGAGGGACGCCGCACCCCCACACAGGAGCGCATGGACCGCGACCTGAACACGGTGCTCACCCAGGTGGTCGAGCGCGACGTTCCCTGCCTGGCCACCGGCTACGGCCTGCAAGCCCTGGTGCGGCTGCTGGGCGGAGAGGTCTCCACCCTGCCGGAGCAGCCCGTGGGCGGCGAGGAAATCCGCCTGACCGCCGAGGGCCGGCAGGACCCGCTCCTGGCCGACCTACCCGAGACCTTCACGCCGTTCGTTGCCCACCACGACGGCTGCACGACGCTGCCGGATGACGTGGTGGTGCTCGCCTCCTCGCGCCGCTGCCCAGTGCAGGTCATGCGCTACGGCACCGAGATCTACGGAGTCCAGTTCAACCCCGAGGTGGACGGGGCAACCCTCCACGACCGCCTGCACGCCTATGAGGAAGCGGGCTTCTACCCGGACGACGACTCCTTCCTGTACCGCATCGCCTTCGCGGCCAGCAAGGGAGACCACCCGGCCGGGCGCATCATCCGCAACTTCGTGGAGCACAACGCACAGCTGCGCAGCCTGGCCCACTGACCCGCTGGCCCGCTGCCTGACCGCAGCACCCTGCCACCTGCCCCCACTGCAGCGAAAAGCCCCGGAGCCGCTTGGCTCCGGGGCGATCTGCGGTAGTGCTGGGATTCGAACCCAGGGTGGCTGTTACACCACACAGCATTTCGAGTGCTGCACCTTCGGCCGCTCGGACACACTACCTCGGGCAGACATCGTACCCGATGGCGGGCCAGAGCCCCACCGCAGCCCGCTTCCCGCCGCTGTGACTTACAGCGCCGAGAAGCAAGAACCACGGCGGGGCTCAGGGGGGCCCGGGCCGGTTAGCGCAGGTGCTTCTTCACCTGGGCGTCGCTAAGCGAGCTCGTACCACCCACCACGGTGATGGAGTTGACGCTCAGCTCGCGGCCCAACACGCGGGACTGCGGGGAGATGCCCTGGCGCGGCACAAGCAGCAGCGCGCCGCGACGCTTAGCAACCAGCGCACCTGCGGAGAGCGCGTCCGGGAAGTTCTCTCCGGTGGCGGCCACGACGTTGTTGCTGGAGGCAAAGGCACGCACCAGGGCGGCCGAGGTCTCGTAGCGGTCGTTACCGATGATCGCGCGCACGTTGCTCCAGCCGCGGGCGGCCGTGAAGGCCTTGCCACCCACCGCGTAGCGGTTGCGCTGACCGATGGCCAGGTTGCGCACCGCCGCAGGCGTGCTGTCGCGCCACTGCCCGTTGCTCCAAGAGATGCGAGTCAGCAGCACGAAGCCACCCTGCTGGC encodes the following:
- a CDS encoding glutamine amidotransferase-related protein, translated to MKPFLLLSLRPEESLIRREYELFTSLGNLEPHELELVSLEVAPLPELELGAYSGLIIGGSPYRHTTPEGRRTPTQERMDRDLNTVLTQVVERDVPCLATGYGLQALVRLLGGEVSTLPEQPVGGEEIRLTAEGRQDPLLADLPETFTPFVAHHDGCTTLPDDVVVLASSRRCPVQVMRYGTEIYGVQFNPEVDGATLHDRLHAYEEAGFYPDDDSFLYRIAFAASKGDHPAGRIIRNFVEHNAQLRSLAH